The following coding sequences are from one bacterium SCSIO 12741 window:
- a CDS encoding OmpA family protein, which translates to MRITFLILFLSFLSSHLYAQKFSLASHEVSPGSVCSLYDIRFQLGRDSLLPGQSQLDSLVGFLLNNSVLSIELGVHTDFRGDDDRNLKLSQKRAESIKTYLTAQGVSANRIKPIGFGENQPIIEHKEWEVLIEKHRCGYSGRTNRRVTVVIL; encoded by the coding sequence ATGCGAATAACCTTCCTCATTCTATTCCTAAGTTTTCTATCAAGCCACCTTTATGCCCAAAAGTTTTCACTGGCCTCCCATGAAGTGAGTCCTGGATCCGTTTGCAGCCTCTACGATATTCGATTCCAATTGGGAAGAGATTCCCTCCTACCCGGGCAGTCTCAATTGGATAGCTTAGTGGGGTTTCTCCTTAATAACTCCGTGTTGTCTATTGAATTAGGCGTTCATACCGACTTCCGGGGCGACGATGACCGAAACCTGAAGCTCTCTCAAAAACGAGCAGAATCCATTAAAACCTATCTAACTGCTCAAGGGGTTTCAGCAAATAGAATTAAGCCTATTGGATTTGGGGAAAACCAGCCCATCATTGAGCATAAAGAATGGGAGGTACTAATCGAGAAGCACCGTTGTGGTTATTCGGGTAGAACCAATCGTAGGGTTACCGTAGTAATTCTTTAG
- a CDS encoding TraR/DksA C4-type zinc finger protein, which translates to MDRQKLRDRIQQELILTREKVLELKELTKPIAPENAIGRVSRMDAINNKSVNEMALRQAEFKLRKLQIALEKVDEPSFGKCGRCGSTIQEGRLMLLPENTLCIRCAAR; encoded by the coding sequence ATGGATAGACAAAAACTACGAGACAGAATTCAACAGGAATTAATATTGACCCGGGAAAAAGTGCTCGAGCTCAAGGAGCTTACTAAACCCATTGCACCTGAAAACGCCATTGGCCGTGTAAGCAGAATGGATGCCATCAACAACAAATCGGTGAATGAAATGGCACTAAGGCAAGCCGAGTTTAAACTCAGAAAACTGCAAATTGCCTTAGAAAAAGTGGATGAACCTTCTTTCGGTAAATGCGGCCGATGTGGAAGCACCATTCAAGAAGGGCGACTCATGCTTTTGCCTGAGAATACGCTATGCATTCGATGTGCGGCACGTTAA
- a CDS encoding DUF962 domain-containing protein, translating to MSSRKYKSFQEFYPYYLSEHREKGTRILHFIGTTLFLLLVSWAIWSLNAWFILGGVVAAYGCAWIGHFFVEKNKPATFQYPIWSLISDFKLYFQIWGGKEGFVGKE from the coding sequence ATGAGTTCGCGTAAGTACAAATCTTTCCAGGAATTCTATCCCTATTACCTGAGCGAGCATCGGGAAAAAGGGACTCGCATTTTACATTTTATCGGGACCACCTTGTTTTTGCTATTGGTTTCTTGGGCTATTTGGTCTTTGAACGCCTGGTTCATTTTAGGGGGCGTGGTGGCTGCTTATGGCTGCGCTTGGATCGGTCATTTTTTTGTAGAAAAGAACAAACCGGCTACCTTCCAATATCCCATCTGGTCATTGATTAGCGATTTTAAACTCTATTTTCAGATCTGGGGAGGTAAAGAAGGATTCGTAGGTAAGGAATGA
- a CDS encoding sulfatase-like hydrolase/transferase, with translation MKKRLWIVLLFLLVIGLVYGLLPLSSDRWDIEWNEELRQGKLNYLTDLQAITSVSDTGPTRPPNIILIVADDLGKMDITTYGASVPQTPNLDQLSSEGVRFDEGYVTHPICSPSRAGLLTGRYPQRFGHEYHIHERYPKNRLERWVYKNFIATEDWRVAQDGVPDEEQMEKQGVPPSEILLSEVLHKAGYVTGIAGKWHLGYSQLHIPINRGFDHQFGFYEAFSLYQADTHAATVVNQHCPEFSDPFIWGKGREGNCAITRMDVVVEEPGYLTDQITNEAIGFMDMNRDRPFFLYVPYSAPHTPFQAQKKYYDQFESIEDPYQRIYYAMIRNLDDGIGAIHQKVKDLGLEENTLIVFLSDNGGATYTQATTNAPLKGGKMTHFEGGINVPFFMKWKGKVDSGSVCTTPVISTDVFRTIMDQVGLPMPSDRKYDGSDLVTLVNNDRSLPRDLYWKAGSNRAIRSGNWKFIEDSRTGSMALYRLDQDKNEQRNLAAENPEGVARMRSILDQWENELQPTLWPRVMDYRYETEDQVHYYPL, from the coding sequence ATGAAGAAACGTCTATGGATTGTTCTGTTGTTCCTGTTGGTCATCGGCCTGGTGTATGGTCTTTTGCCCTTATCAAGCGATCGCTGGGATATTGAATGGAATGAAGAACTGCGCCAGGGTAAACTAAATTACCTTACGGATTTGCAAGCCATTACCTCCGTATCTGACACCGGCCCCACCCGCCCACCCAACATAATTTTGATCGTTGCCGATGACCTCGGAAAAATGGACATCACCACCTACGGGGCTTCCGTACCCCAAACTCCAAACCTCGATCAACTCTCCAGCGAAGGGGTCCGCTTCGACGAAGGCTACGTTACCCATCCTATTTGCAGTCCATCCAGAGCCGGGCTTCTCACCGGAAGATACCCGCAACGATTTGGCCACGAGTACCACATTCACGAACGCTATCCCAAAAACCGATTGGAAAGATGGGTTTACAAGAACTTCATTGCCACCGAAGATTGGCGCGTTGCTCAGGATGGGGTACCCGATGAAGAGCAGATGGAAAAGCAGGGGGTACCACCAAGTGAAATTCTACTGTCCGAAGTATTGCACAAAGCCGGCTACGTAACTGGAATTGCAGGGAAGTGGCATTTGGGATACTCCCAGCTTCATATTCCTATAAATCGAGGATTTGATCATCAATTTGGATTCTACGAAGCGTTCTCACTTTATCAAGCGGACACCCATGCAGCCACGGTTGTTAATCAGCATTGTCCCGAGTTTTCCGATCCCTTTATATGGGGCAAGGGAAGAGAAGGTAATTGTGCGATCACCCGTATGGATGTTGTGGTAGAAGAGCCGGGATATTTAACCGACCAGATTACCAATGAGGCTATTGGATTTATGGATATGAACAGGGATCGACCTTTCTTCCTGTATGTTCCTTATAGTGCACCGCACACGCCCTTTCAGGCTCAGAAGAAATACTACGACCAATTCGAATCCATTGAAGATCCGTATCAGCGCATTTATTATGCGATGATTCGAAATTTGGATGACGGAATTGGAGCGATCCATCAAAAGGTAAAAGATCTTGGCTTAGAAGAAAATACCCTCATCGTATTCCTGAGTGATAATGGTGGGGCCACTTATACCCAAGCAACTACCAATGCACCGCTTAAGGGAGGTAAAATGACCCACTTTGAAGGGGGAATCAATGTTCCTTTCTTTATGAAATGGAAGGGCAAAGTAGATTCAGGATCCGTTTGCACCACACCGGTAATCAGCACCGATGTATTTAGAACCATTATGGATCAGGTTGGATTACCTATGCCGAGTGATCGAAAGTACGATGGAAGTGATTTGGTGACTTTGGTAAATAACGACCGAAGTCTGCCTCGCGATCTGTATTGGAAAGCCGGTAGCAACCGAGCCATTAGAAGCGGAAACTGGAAGTTTATTGAAGACAGTCGAACCGGATCCATGGCCTTGTATCGCCTGGACCAAGACAAAAACGAGCAGCGAAACCTGGCAGCAGAAAATCCTGAGGGTGTAGCGAGAATGCGCTCCATTTTAGATCAATGGGAGAATGAACTCCAACCCACCCTTTGGCCCAGGGTGATGGATTACCGCTACGAAACCGAAGATCAAGTGCATTATTATCCTTTGTAA
- a CDS encoding glycoside hydrolase, producing MKLGSKSWPWFAPVLGVFCWCFAITAQAQNTIHGVSFVSTDKPVNDSHFSHLDEISPNSISLMPYALCDTSRAALLYDQPWQWFGETEPGIRQMIELARKEQVSVMLKPQIWMRYGTYTGHYDARKKWQVFESHYLEYTLTFARLAELEQVEIFCIGTEMDRFVEARPEFWNELIKKVRAVYSGKITYAANWDNYADIPFWNQLDYVGVDAYFPLSEKANPSTSELVKLWEPWKQSMKHFSDSLDKPILFCEYGYRSRDFTAKEPWKSDRAGQVNLIAQQAAYEALYQSFWKETWMAGGYLWKWFPNHKEVGGENNNRFTPQNKPVTEVIKKWYSN from the coding sequence ATGAAATTGGGTAGTAAATCCTGGCCTTGGTTCGCTCCAGTTCTAGGAGTATTTTGTTGGTGCTTTGCGATTACTGCTCAAGCTCAAAACACCATTCATGGGGTAAGTTTTGTGAGCACAGACAAACCCGTTAATGATTCCCATTTTTCCCATCTGGATGAGATTTCGCCCAATTCGATTTCACTCATGCCCTATGCTTTGTGCGATACATCCCGTGCAGCTTTGCTGTACGATCAGCCCTGGCAGTGGTTTGGAGAAACCGAACCCGGTATTCGCCAAATGATCGAACTGGCTCGAAAAGAGCAGGTGAGTGTTATGCTCAAGCCTCAAATCTGGATGAGGTATGGAACCTACACAGGCCATTACGATGCTCGAAAAAAGTGGCAAGTTTTTGAATCTCATTACCTGGAATATACCCTCACTTTTGCCCGTCTGGCCGAGTTGGAACAGGTCGAAATCTTTTGTATTGGAACCGAAATGGATCGTTTTGTAGAGGCTCGACCCGAATTCTGGAATGAGTTGATCAAGAAAGTTCGTGCGGTTTATTCAGGAAAGATTACCTATGCCGCCAATTGGGACAATTATGCAGATATACCCTTTTGGAATCAGCTCGACTATGTGGGCGTAGATGCCTATTTCCCCTTGTCTGAAAAAGCTAATCCAAGCACCAGCGAGTTAGTCAAGCTTTGGGAACCCTGGAAGCAGTCCATGAAACACTTTTCCGATAGTTTGGATAAGCCCATCTTGTTTTGTGAATACGGATACCGCAGCCGGGATTTTACCGCTAAAGAACCCTGGAAATCAGATCGGGCCGGGCAGGTTAACCTGATTGCTCAGCAGGCTGCCTACGAGGCTTTGTATCAATCTTTTTGGAAAGAAACTTGGATGGCTGGTGGATATTTGTGGAAATGGTTTCCCAACCACAAGGAAGTAGGAGGGGAGAACAACAATCGATTTACGCCTCAGAACAAACCGGTTACCGAGGTGATCAAAAAATGGTATTCTAACTAA
- a CDS encoding ATP-binding cassette domain-containing protein, with the protein MSEELLKALMKLFALASDVDDLTHQSRVIVSNYLNQELNAQLVPKYLSLYDKYIQEIHHSAQDSSDALSQENVQEICSQINAVLEQKQKIVILIRLLEYILADENISEHEFQFLLTAAKTFKIPVQEFEDCLKFIEAEGSSIPDLENILIINSEETHKSEHNKHSFKPKIDGNLAFLKFPSVDMFVMRYFGNEDLNLNGQIVFKDRTYILTIGCSIRSTKVNPIYYSDIVSAFIIREESEKIVFKAEDTVYRFRTGNIGVRPFHMCEENGKLIGIMGGSGSGKSTLLNLLNGNYKPSEGQVTLNGINIHTHPEEIKGVIGYVSQDDLLIEELTVFQNLYYNAKLIFGKKTDAEITETVMDVLTNLGLRDTANLKVGSPLDKYISGGQRKRLNIALELIREPALLFVDEPTSGLSSRDSQNIMDLLKELSLKGKLIYVVIHQPSSDIFKMFDKLLILDVGGYMIYNGNPVEGIKYFKRAANYANADEEDPSGNVNPEIIFNIIDQKVVDEYGHLTHERKISPEEWYELFLKEIDAKVPRIEDPQQPPKVDFNLANVFSQFKIFTVRDVLSKLTNRQYLLINLLEAPVLALILSYFVRYYPFNGRKIEYVFLENENIPAYMFMSVVVALFIGLTVSAEEIIRDQKIRKRESFLNLNNGAYLISKILIMFALSAIQTGTFILIGNTILNIDGMFWDYFIVLFTTACFANLLGLNISASFNSAVTIYILIPFLIIPQLIFSGVIVKFDKLNPTIASRTKVPVIGELMASRWAFEALAVNQFISNDFETHLYPYDKILTMANFRKVYWIPELTAKIGLIESHYKDEENKEMVENAMELVRNEIALQNKTYPKLAYNNVEELSMDNISPELFDELRDYLRLQRTFYNKLYNKTMDDKDEEINHLTRNAEFDFSESKNLHKNQSLSDLVTNKAELQKIIEYKGRLLQQENPIYRDSDQFRGHFFAPSKKIFGQYLNTFLVNILVIWSMTLVLIITLFNDFFRKFLQLFSR; encoded by the coding sequence ATGAGTGAAGAGCTCTTAAAAGCACTGATGAAGTTGTTTGCACTCGCCTCTGATGTGGACGACCTCACCCACCAGAGCCGAGTAATTGTTTCCAATTACCTGAATCAAGAGCTCAATGCACAGCTGGTACCCAAGTACCTTTCCCTATACGACAAATACATCCAGGAAATTCACCACTCCGCTCAGGATTCGAGTGATGCCCTTAGCCAGGAAAACGTTCAAGAGATTTGTTCTCAGATAAACGCTGTACTGGAACAAAAGCAGAAGATCGTTATTTTGATCCGTCTGCTGGAGTACATCCTGGCTGATGAAAATATTTCGGAGCACGAATTTCAATTCTTGCTCACGGCTGCTAAAACCTTCAAGATTCCGGTTCAGGAATTTGAAGATTGCCTGAAGTTTATTGAAGCAGAAGGCAGCAGTATTCCTGATTTGGAGAACATCCTGATCATTAACTCGGAAGAGACCCATAAATCTGAACACAACAAGCATAGCTTCAAGCCGAAAATTGATGGAAACCTGGCTTTCCTCAAGTTTCCAAGCGTGGACATGTTTGTGATGCGTTATTTCGGAAACGAGGACCTGAACCTAAATGGTCAAATCGTTTTTAAAGACCGTACTTATATTCTCACCATTGGTTGTTCGATTCGCAGCACCAAGGTAAATCCGATCTACTACAGCGACATTGTAAGTGCTTTCATCATTCGTGAAGAGAGTGAGAAGATCGTGTTTAAAGCGGAAGACACCGTTTACCGGTTTAGAACCGGAAATATTGGTGTTCGCCCTTTCCACATGTGCGAGGAGAATGGAAAACTGATCGGTATTATGGGAGGTAGTGGCTCGGGAAAATCGACCCTACTCAACTTACTGAATGGAAATTACAAACCCAGCGAGGGTCAGGTTACGCTCAATGGGATCAATATTCATACCCACCCGGAGGAAATCAAAGGGGTGATTGGCTACGTTTCTCAGGACGATCTTCTGATTGAGGAATTAACGGTTTTCCAAAACCTGTATTACAACGCCAAACTCATCTTTGGAAAAAAGACAGATGCTGAGATCACCGAAACGGTGATGGACGTGCTGACTAATCTGGGATTGCGCGATACGGCCAATCTTAAAGTGGGTAGTCCGCTGGACAAATACATTTCTGGTGGACAGCGTAAGCGATTGAACATTGCTCTGGAACTTATTCGCGAACCGGCTTTGCTGTTCGTTGATGAGCCTACTTCCGGACTTTCTTCCCGCGACTCGCAAAACATTATGGACTTACTCAAAGAGCTATCACTCAAGGGTAAGTTGATCTATGTGGTTATTCACCAACCGTCATCAGACATTTTCAAAATGTTTGACAAGCTCCTAATTCTGGATGTGGGCGGTTACATGATATACAATGGCAACCCGGTTGAAGGGATCAAATACTTTAAACGTGCTGCCAACTATGCCAATGCGGATGAAGAAGATCCGTCGGGTAATGTAAATCCGGAAATCATATTCAACATCATCGATCAAAAGGTGGTGGATGAATATGGGCACTTGACCCATGAGCGAAAGATATCTCCTGAAGAATGGTACGAACTGTTCTTGAAGGAAATTGATGCCAAAGTACCTCGCATAGAGGATCCACAACAACCTCCTAAGGTTGATTTCAATCTGGCCAATGTCTTTAGTCAGTTCAAGATATTTACGGTTCGTGATGTACTAAGTAAACTCACCAATCGCCAGTATTTGTTGATCAACTTACTGGAGGCACCGGTGTTGGCCCTGATTCTTTCCTACTTTGTTCGTTATTATCCGTTTAATGGACGTAAGATCGAATATGTTTTCCTTGAAAATGAGAACATTCCGGCTTACATGTTCATGTCTGTGGTCGTTGCCTTGTTCATCGGATTGACGGTGAGTGCGGAAGAAATCATTCGGGATCAAAAAATACGAAAACGAGAATCCTTCCTTAACCTGAATAACGGCGCCTACCTGATCAGTAAGATCCTAATCATGTTTGCCTTATCGGCAATACAAACCGGGACCTTTATTCTTATCGGAAACACCATTTTAAATATAGATGGGATGTTCTGGGACTACTTTATTGTCCTCTTCACTACGGCGTGCTTTGCCAATTTATTGGGTCTGAACATCTCGGCCAGCTTTAACTCGGCAGTCACTATCTATATCCTTATCCCCTTCTTGATCATTCCTCAATTGATCTTTAGCGGGGTCATTGTGAAGTTTGATAAACTGAATCCTACCATCGCATCGCGAACTAAGGTTCCGGTAATCGGAGAATTGATGGCTTCTCGCTGGGCGTTTGAAGCTCTGGCTGTAAATCAGTTTATCTCCAACGATTTTGAAACTCACCTCTACCCTTACGACAAGATTTTGACCATGGCCAATTTCCGTAAAGTGTACTGGATTCCAGAACTGACGGCTAAAATTGGATTGATCGAAAGCCACTACAAGGATGAGGAAAACAAGGAAATGGTTGAAAATGCTATGGAATTGGTTCGCAACGAAATTGCTTTGCAAAACAAAACCTATCCGAAGCTGGCTTACAACAATGTAGAAGAGCTGTCTATGGACAACATCAGTCCTGAGCTTTTCGACGAGCTGCGGGATTACCTGCGTTTGCAACGTACCTTCTACAACAAGTTGTACAACAAGACTATGGATGACAAGGATGAGGAAATTAACCACCTCACCCGCAATGCAGAATTTGATTTTTCAGAATCTAAGAATTTGCACAAAAACCAAAGTTTGTCGGACTTGGTGACTAACAAAGCCGAACTGCAAAAAATCATCGAATACAAAGGAAGATTACTTCAACAGGAGAATCCGATCTACCGCGATTCTGATCAGTTTAGAGGACACTTCTTCGCTCCAAGTAAGAAGATTTTCGGTCAGTACCTGAACACCTTCTTGGTGAATATTTTGGTGATTTGGTCGATGACTCTGGTTTTGATCATTACCCTCTTCAACGACTTCTTCCGTAAGTTTTTGCAGCTGTTTAGTCGCTAA
- the smpB gene encoding SsrA-binding protein SmpB produces the protein MANQRFKNDIRIKNKRASFEYQLMDRFVAGIQLRGTEIKSLREGKAQINESFIQVKDGEVFAVNMYIEEYTQGTYSNHVPRRERKLLLQKREIKKIEKNLTTKGLTAVPLQLFINENGLAKLEFALAQGKKLYDKREDLKKKDVKRQLDRGSID, from the coding sequence ATGGCTAATCAGCGCTTTAAGAACGACATACGCATAAAAAACAAACGTGCTAGCTTCGAGTATCAATTGATGGATCGTTTTGTAGCTGGCATTCAACTTCGTGGAACCGAAATTAAGTCGCTGAGAGAGGGTAAGGCCCAGATCAATGAGTCCTTTATTCAGGTAAAAGATGGAGAGGTTTTTGCCGTGAATATGTACATCGAGGAGTATACCCAGGGTACGTACAGCAACCATGTACCTCGACGTGAACGCAAGCTTTTGCTTCAAAAAAGAGAGATCAAGAAGATCGAAAAAAACCTGACTACCAAAGGACTCACGGCTGTTCCGCTTCAGTTGTTTATCAATGAAAATGGATTGGCCAAATTGGAGTTTGCTTTGGCCCAGGGTAAAAAACTCTACGACAAACGCGAAGATCTAAAGAAGAAGGACGTCAAAAGACAACTTGACAGAGGATCAATCGATTAA